In Solanum lycopersicum chromosome 5, SLM_r2.1, the following are encoded in one genomic region:
- the LOC138348718 gene encoding uncharacterized protein: MTDPLNLEEGQSSHRPPRFNEYFYSWWKVRMHDYLMAENSELWDIVLDGPFVPTMEEKDGEKTVLIPKPRKKYDEADKKKIEKGFKAKTLLVCGIGPDSTTECQPVRTEQVKEFKIDMVTSRYENFKMKEGETIHDMFTKLSSITNELRSLGEPISMTKQFIKVLRILPKSWESKVDAIIEAKDLKVLTMDALIGNLKTNEMNRNYDLSKKEAKKDKSLMLKYK, encoded by the exons ATGACAGATCCACTTAACCTCGAAGAAGGTCAGTCGTCACACAGACCTCCTCGTTTCAATGAATATTTCTACAGctggtggaaagttagaatgcacGATTACCTCATGGCTGAAAATAGCGAGTTATGGGATATTGTACTGGATGGACCATTTGTTCCAACTATGGAAGAAAAGGATGGAGAGAAGACTGTTCTTATTCCAAAGCCTAGGAAGAAATATGACGAAGCTGacaagaaaaagattgaaaaagggttcaaagctaaaactcttctTGTCTGTGGGATAGGACCTGATAGTACAACAGAGTGTCAGCCTGTGA gaactgaacaagtcaaagaatTTAAGATTGACATGGTTACTTCACGGTAtgagaacttcaaaatgaaggaaggagaaacaatacatgacatgttcaccaagttgtcttccattacaaatgagctgcgaagtctgggtgaacctataagcatgacCAAACAATTCATAAAAGTGCTTCGAATCCTTCCAAAGTCTTGGGAGAGCAAGGTTGATGCCATTATAGAAGCCAAGGATTTGAAGGTGCTGACTATGGATGCTTTGATTGGTAATCTGAAGACAAATGAGATGAATCGAAACTACGATTTGTCAAAGAAAGAAGCCAAGAAGGACAAGTCATTGATGCTGAAGTATAAATAA